A single genomic interval of Cucumis sativus cultivar 9930 chromosome 5, Cucumber_9930_V3, whole genome shotgun sequence harbors:
- the LOC101213727 gene encoding remorin 1.4 yields the protein MDHLLKQMGSRYPKPEHNREAQSSRRDVYLAPHKSPSFREKRTFGNWLGRQFSRQMSRGNEFSDVGMERATAVAAAAFAIHLVEESEFSKPVKKIDRPKSSSFPRVKIVEEDNRSPPPRPAPEPDRILRPLSNVAKDPEAATGEKPAAKTEQQKQKPIGKITVPSPPVVYDYSRDRGRTETEKPLPIPRPPTPPISRKQPTAPIQTRPEETKADMWEKAELAKIQERYQKVNETISYWETKKREKAICKFEASQVEGTKRSQREKGRKKFEEDMEFIKQIAGEARSKADHKKKNEILKANRKADIIRQTGDIPVSCYCC from the exons ATGGATCATTTGCTCAAACAAATGgg GTCAAGATATCCTAAACCTGAACACAACAGAGAAGCACAAAGCAGTAGAAGAGACGTATACTTGGCTCCACACAAATCTCCATCTTTTAGAG AGAAAAGAACGTTTGGGAACTGGTTGGGAAGACAGTTTTCACGCCAAATGAGTCGAGGGAATGAATTCTCCGACGTCGGAATGGAGCGCGCAACTGCGGTTGCAGCGGCTGCCTTTGCAATTCATTTGGTTGAAGAAtcagaattttcaaaacctgTGAAGAAGATTGATCGTCCTAAATCGTCGTCATTCCCAAGGGTAAAGATTGTCGAAGAGGATAACCGTAGCCCGCCTCCACGTCCGGCACCGGAACCTGATAGGATTTTACGACCGTTATCAA ATGTTGCAAAGGATCCTGAAGCAGCGACCGGCGAGAAACCGGCAGCTAAAACCGaacaacaaaaacagaaacCAATAGGAAAGATAACCGTTCCTTCTCCACCCGTCGTGTACGACTACTCCCGCGACCGCGGAAGAACTGAAACAGAGAAACCGTTGCCAATTCCTCGCCCTCCAACTCCACCCATATCTCGAAAACAACCAACTGCTCCAATCCAAACAAGGCCTGAAGAAACCAAAGCAGATATGTGGGAAAAAGCTGAGCTTGCTAAAATCCAAGAGAG ATATCAGAAGGTTAACGAGACAATTTCTTACTGGGAAAccaagaagagagaaaaagccATATGCAAATTTGAAGCTTCACAG GTTGAGGGAACGAAGAGAAGTCAgagggaaaaaggaagaaaaaagtttgagGAAGATATGGAATTTATAAAGCAAATTGCTGGAGAAGCAAGAAGCAAAGCAGAtcataagaaaaagaatgagattCTTAAAGCTAATCGGAAAGCTGATATTATTAGACAAACAGGGGACATTCCCGTTTCTTGTTACTGCTGCTGA
- the LOC101213972 gene encoding nodulin-related protein 1, with protein MDFLKKLSSDATDKPEDQNPDHHKTSASDLLSSAKLVADAAKSSFGGGSESVDKGKVAGASADLLGAASDYGKLNPSEGIGSYVEKAENYLHQYEKSHSAPHGSGSEPPKAEEPPKKENAAEKEDGGSGFGDYLKMAEGFIKK; from the coding sequence ATGGACTTCCTGAAGAAACTCAGCAGCGATGCCACCGACAAGCCCGAAGACCAAAACCCCGATCACCACAAAACCTCGGCTTCCGATCTCTTATCCAGCGCCAAGCTGGTTGCTGATGCCGCCAAATCCTCTTTTGGCGGCGGCAGCGAGTCTGTTGACAAGGGCAAAGTCGCCGGAGCCTCTGCCGACCTTCTCGGAGCTGCTTCCGATTACGGAAAATTGAATCCTAGCGAAGGGATTGGTAGTTATGTTGAGAAGGCTGAGAACTATCTCCATCAGTATGAAAAATCTCATTCTGCTCCTCATGGTTCCGGCTCCGAACCGCCAAAGGCAGAGGAGCCGCCGAAGAAGGAGAACGCCGCCGAGAAGGAAGACGGAGGATCTGGGTTTGGggattatttgaaaatggcCGAAGGTTTTATTAAGAAATGA
- the LOC101214214 gene encoding heparanase-like protein 1 codes for MATMTSKPLLLTLLCFFTISSAEFVKVSVKGVTTIAQTDDDFICATLDWWPPNKCDYGQCPWGKAGIPNLDLQNIILAEAIKEFNPLRIRVGGSLQDQIIYRVGKSYKNCPEMRKQSDGLFGFSKGCLTMQRWDELNDFFNKTSARITFGLNALKGKKPANDGTINWVGDWDSQNARDLIRYTASKGYKIDSYELGNELSATGVSARLEPDQYGKDLTVMGKIVEEVYPNPNNRPKILGPAGFFDKEWFRVFLQNTAPNVVDGVTHHIYNLGAGVDPTLIDKVQDPYYLDQIAQTFKEAKEVSESFGAWSKPWIGESGGAYNSGGKTVSHTFADGFWYLDNLGMTASFDHQVYCRQALIGGNYALLNTTTFIPNPDYYSALLWHRLMGKKVLAASHDSSPYLRVYSHCTRNDEGVTVLLINLSNSTTHDVKIVNDRNIYPNFVGKKLKAREEYHLTPKDGDIQSDVMLLNGTPLQLTPMLEIPKMKPKLVDPTSAVSVAPHSYVFVSIKDFKASACA; via the exons ATGGCAACGATGACTTCCAAACCTCTCCTCCTCACTCTCCTCTGTTTCTTCACCATCTCCTCTGCTGAGTTCGTTAAAGTTTCAGTCAAAGGTGTCACCACCATTGCTCAAACTGACGACGATTTCATCTGTGCTACTTTAGATTGGTGGCCTCCTAATAAATGCGATTATGGCCAATGCCCATGGGGAAAAGCTGGCATTCCTAATTTG gATCTTCAGAATATTATCTTGGCCGAAGCAATCAAGG AGTTCAATCCTTTGAGAATCCGAGTTGGAGGGTCACTTCAAGATCAAATCATTTACAGAGTTGGAAAGTCATATAAGAATTGTCCTGAAATGAGGAAACAAAGTGATGGTTTGTTTGGATTCAGCAAAGGTTGTTTAACTATGCAACGATGGGATGAACTTAAcgattttttcaacaaaacatC AGCTCGTATTACATTTGGTTTAAATGCTTTAAAGGGTAAAAAACCAGCAAATGATGGAACTATCAATTGGGTTGGTGATTGGGATTCTCAAAATGCTCGTGATTTAATTCGTTATACTGCCTCTAAAGGATACAAAATCGATTCTTATGAACTTG GGAACGAGCTTTCTGCTACTGGAGTTTCGGCTAGGCTCGAGCCAGACCAATATGGTAAAGACTTGACAGTAATGGGGAAAATAGTGGAAGAAGTGTATCCTAATCCCAACAACAGACCCAAAATCTTGGGACCAGCCGGGTTCTTTGACAAAGAATGGTTCAGAGTCTTTCTTCAGAACACTGCACCAAATGTTGTGGATGGAGTCACCCACCATATTTACAATCTTGGAGcag GTGTTGATCCTACACTTATAGATAAGGTTCAAGACCCTTATTATTTGGACCAAATTGCTCAAACATTTAAGGAAGCCAAGGAAGTTTCAGAGAGCTTTGGCGCATGGTCTAAGCCTTGGATTGGTGAATCTGGTGGTGCTTATAACAGTGGTGGCAAAACTGTTTCTCATACTTTTGCTGATGGATTTTG GTATTTGGATAATTTGGGGATGACTGCATCATTCGATCATCAGGTTTATTGTAGACAAGCCTTGATTGGTGGAAATTATGCTTTGCTTAATACCACCACTTTCATCCCTAACCCAGATTACTATAG TGCTCTACTATGGCATAGATTAATGGGAAAGAAGGTCCTGGCAGCATCCCATGACAGTTCTCCATACCTTCGTGTTTATTCACATTGCACCAGAAACGAC GAAGGTGTAACTGTTCTTCTAATCAACCTGTCAAATTCGACAACGCATGATGTGAAGATTGTAAACGACAGAAACATTTACCCAAATTTCGTAGGcaagaaattaaaagcaaGAGAAGAGTATCATTTGACACCCAAAGATGGCGATATTCAAAGCGATGTTATGCTTTTAAATGGAACTCCTCTTCAACTTACACCAATGTTGGAAATTCCCAAAATGAAGCCGAAGCTTGTCGATCCCACTTCCGCTGTATCGGTTGCCCCTCATTCTTACGTCTTCGTCTCCATCAAAGACTTCAAAGCTTCTGCCTGCGCctaa